In Oscillospiraceae bacterium, a genomic segment contains:
- a CDS encoding DUF896 domain-containing protein yields MTQKEIDKINELAKKARGCGLTEDEKKEQAHLRALYIASFRDSLRGQLDAITLVDENGNKRKLKHK; encoded by the coding sequence ATCACGCAAAAAGAGATCGATAAAATCAACGAACTCGCCAAAAAGGCGCGCGGGTGCGGCCTGACCGAGGATGAAAAAAAAGAGCAGGCGCATCTGCGGGCATTATATATCGCATCGTTTCGTGACAGTTTGCGCGGGCAGTTGGATGCGATCACGCTGGTTGATGAAAACGGAAATAAGAGAAAGCTGAAACATAAATGA
- a CDS encoding GNAT family N-acetyltransferase, with protein MTDSEFCIKFAESDLPHRALLFYCLKSGSAEIIFCGEDGMLLFDQNGGHYLLTAKSRKTAEKLIDKVPQGNSIVAHEDFYDDLLHCRNPIRKTRCNAAAYLKKEPPEAPDADIRQLTADDLPLIVEHYHLFTDAGYFAERLSGGFMYGIYINGEPTGFIGRHDSGEMGMLEIFEPYRKQGLGYKLEKFIIRKVLSEGNLPIGEVVVGNTASFALQRKVGMSVDIEQTVTWWNYDRIC; from the coding sequence ATGACTGATTCGGAGTTTTGTATTAAATTCGCCGAGAGCGATCTGCCGCACCGCGCTCTTTTGTTTTATTGCCTAAAAAGCGGCTCAGCAGAAATCATATTCTGCGGTGAAGACGGCATGCTGTTGTTTGACCAAAACGGCGGCCATTATTTGCTGACGGCGAAAAGCCGAAAAACAGCGGAAAAACTAATCGATAAAGTACCTCAAGGAAATTCAATTGTAGCGCATGAGGATTTTTATGATGATCTCTTGCATTGCCGAAATCCGATTCGAAAGACGAGATGCAATGCGGCCGCTTATCTGAAGAAAGAACCGCCCGAAGCGCCCGATGCAGATATCAGACAATTGACAGCCGACGATCTGCCTCTGATTGTCGAACATTATCATCTGTTCACTGATGCAGGCTATTTTGCCGAGCGGCTTTCCGGCGGCTTTATGTACGGCATCTATATCAACGGAGAACCCACCGGCTTTATCGGAAGGCACGACAGCGGCGAAATGGGAATGCTCGAAATTTTTGAGCCGTACCGAAAACAAGGTCTCGGTTATAAACTTGAAAAATTTATCATTCGAAAAGTTCTTTCGGAGGGAAACCTGCCGATCGGCGAAGTTGTCGTTGGAAACACGGCTTCGTTTGCGCTCCAGCGAAAAGTCGGTATGTCCGTTGATATCGAGCAAACGGTAACATGGTGGAATTACGATCGAATATGTTAA